The following are encoded in a window of Etheostoma cragini isolate CJK2018 chromosome 7, CSU_Ecrag_1.0, whole genome shotgun sequence genomic DNA:
- the LOC117947248 gene encoding PTB domain-containing engulfment adapter protein 1-like: MSDTEDDNEITFQVKFLGRVEVVRPDGPQILSEAAQSLKTPDKYSSQKAAKKSKVHVFLSLSGIDILENKTKFLLYSCPLSTISFCAVLPSSPKVFGFVARHPAADMNHCYLFQSKTFSHVLVSVVGDVFRASKKEESIRGGRDLIVEALRHKNKVLQRENSELKRRLAAQTN; this comes from the exons ATGAGTGACACTGAGGATGATAATGAGATCACCTTTCAAGTTAag TTTCTTGGCCGAGTTGAGGTGGTCCGTCCGGATGGACCGCAGATCCTGTCTGAAGCAGCTCAGAGCCTAAAG ACACCGGATAAATACTCCTCACAAAAGGCAGCGAAGAAGAGCAAAGTCCATGTCTTCCTGTCGCTGAGTGGGAtagacattttggaaaacaaaaccaaG TTTTTGTTGTACTCGTGCCCTCTGTCCACCATTTCCTTCTGCGCCGTCCTTCCATCTTCGCCCAAAGTCTTTGGATTTGTGGCGAGACACCCTGCAGCAGACATGAACCACTGTTATCTGTTCCAGAGCAAGACGTTT tctcaCGTGCTGGTCTCAGTTGTTGGGGATGTCTTCCGTGCttcaaaaaaagaggagagcaTCAGGGGAGGAAGAGACCTGATAGTGGAAGCCCTCAGACATAAG aatAAAGTGCTGCAAAGAGAGAATTCTGAGCTGAAGAGGAGGCTTGCAGCACAGACTAACTGA
- the sars1 gene encoding serine--tRNA ligase, cytoplasmic, translating into MVLDLDQFRTDKGGDPELIRETQRKRFKDVTLVDKLVAADTEWRKCRFTADNLNKAKNLCSKSIGERMKRKEPVGEDESLPEEAQNVESLTAETLSPLTVTQIKKVRLLVEEAVEKCDSERIKLEAERFEYLREIGNLLHPSVPISNDEDADNKVERTWGDCSAQKKYSHVDLVVMIDGFDGERGAVVAGSRGYFLKGPLVFLEQALITYALRILHSKNYTMLYTPFFMRKEVMQEVAQLSQFDEELYKVIGKSSEKSDDSAIDEKYLIATSEQPIAAFLRDEWLKPEDLPIRYAGFSTCFRQEVGSHGRDTRGIFRVHQFEKIEQFVYASPHDGKSWEMFDEMIGTAEEFYQSLGIPYRIVNIVSGALNHAASKKLDLEAWFPGSGAFRELVSCSNCTDYQARRLRIRYGQTKKMMDKAEFVHMLNATMCATTRVMCAILENYQTEEGIVIPEKLRPFMPPGMTEIIKFVKPAPIDQEVSKKAKKQQDGGGKKKKQGGGDQNLPNAMETMSVNDS; encoded by the exons ATGGTGCTCGATTTGGACCAGTTTCGCACCGATAAAGGTGGCGATCCAGAACTCATCCGGGAGACCCAAAGGAAGAGGTTTAAAGATGTAACACTCGTCGACAAACTGGTCGCCGCAGATACAGAGTGGAGGAAAT GCCGCTTCACTGCAGACAACCTGAACAAAGCCAAAAACCTTTGCAGCAAGAGCATTGGGGAGAGAATGAAG AGGAAGGAACCAGTTGGAGAGGATGAGTCTCTTCCTGAGGAAGCACAGAACGTGGAGTCCCTAACAGCTGAAACACTTTCG CCCCTGACTGTAACCCAGATCAAGAAGGTGCGTTTGTTAGTGGAAGAGGCGGTGGAGAAATGTGACAGTGAGAGGATAAAATTGGAGGCGGAACGCTTTGAGTACCTGAGGGAGATCGGCAACCTTCTGCACCCATCGGTACCCATCAGCAATGACGAG GATGCAGACAACAAGGTGGAGCGGACCTGGGGTGACTGCAGCGCCCAGAAGAAGTACTCCCATGTGGACTTGGTGGTCATGATCGATGGCTTTGATGGAGAGAGGGGAGCTGTTGTGGCTGGGAGCAGAGGTTACTTTCTGAAG GGGCCGCTTGTGTTCCTGGAGCAGGCTCTGATCACCTACGCCTTAAGGATCCTCCACAGCAAGAACTACACCATGCTCTACACACCCTTCTTCATGAGGAAAGAGGTCATGCAGGAAGTCGCCCAGCTCAGCCAGTTTGACGAAGAGCTCTACAAG GTCATCGGTAAGAGCAGTGAGAAGTCGGACGACAGCGCCATAGATGAGAAGTACCTCATCGCCACCTCGGAACAGCCCATCGCAGCCTTCCTGAGGGACGAGTGGCTCAAACCCGAGGACCTGCCCATCCGCTATGCCGGCTTCTCCACCTGCTTCAGACAGGAAGTGGGCTCCCATGGCCGAGACACCCGCGGGATCTTCAGGGTGCACCAGTTTGAGAAA ATTGAGCAGTTCGTCTATGCCTCCCCACATGACGGCAAATCTTGGGAGATGTTTGATGAGATGATCGGGACGGCAGAAGAGTTCTACCAGTCTCTTGGAATTCCCTATCGCATCGTCAACATTGTCTCTG GTGCCCTAAATCACGCGGCCAGTAAGAAGCTGGATCTGGAGGCCTGGTTCCCTGGCTCTGGGGCCTTCAGAGAGCTGGTCTCCTGCTCAAACTGCACCGACTACCAGGCCAGGCGCCTCCGCATCCGCTACGGACAGACCAAGAAGATGATGGACAAG GCCGAGTTTGTGCACATGTTGAACGCGACCATGTGCGCCACCACGCGTGTGATGTGTGCCATCCTGGAGAATTACCAAACTGAAGAAGGCATCGTTATTCCAGAGAAGCTCAGACCGTTCATGCCTCCTG GTATGACAGAGATCATTAAGTTTGTCAAACCCGCTCCTATCGATCAGGAGGTGTCTAAGAAAGCCAAGAAACAGCAGGATGGaggggggaagaagaagaagcagggAGGAGGAGACCAGAACCTGCCCAACGCCATGGAGACCATGTCCGTCAACGACTCATAA
- the tmem106c gene encoding transmembrane protein 106C, with translation MGTLWSRSDSSRSLLPERQGSERGGEDRDSDNDSLDGLVRREDIAQFPYVEFTGKDSITCPTCQGTGRIPSEQVNELVALIPYSDQRLRPQRTKLYVVLSVVLCLLASSLVAFFLFPRTVVVVDDGIHSVTVHFDRSNMKVLMNMTSTLNLSNPNFFSVLVQSVNSQVLYMKTVIGTQQLDNVTSILPLSQIQVNYTVSVAIGGSAPYVYAFCTMPSIKVHNIVVYMQTTVKTSNIVRTSQNSLEAYRYIDCGSNSTWHSHLSPAHSAAISRLNFALL, from the exons ATGGGGACACTGTGGTCTCGTAGCGACAGTAGCCGGTCTCTCCTCCCGGAGAGGCAGGGCTCTGAGCGgggaggagaggacagagatTCCGATAACGACTCTTTGGATGGGCTCGTCAGACGGGAGGACATAGCTCAGTTCCCCTACGTGGAGTTCACCGGCAAGGACAGCATAACGTGTCCAACATGCCAAGGCACTGGACGAATACCCTCCG AACAAGTGAATGAACTGGTTGCATTGATCCCGTACAGCGACCAAAGGCTGCGACCCCAGAGAAC gaAGCTGTATGTGGTCCTGTCAGTGGTGTTGTGCCTCTTGGCGTCGTCACTCGTGgccttcttcctcttccctcGCACTGTGGTTGTGGTGGATGATGGGATACACTCGGTGACTGTGCACTTCGACCGCTCCAACATGAAGGTCCTAATGAACATGACG agCACTCTGAATCTCAGCAACCCGAACTTCTTCTCGGTGCTGGTGCAGAGTGTGAACAGCCAGGTCCTTTACATGAAGACGGTGATCGGAACTCAGCAGCTCGACAACGTCACCTCCATCCTGCCGCTCAGTCAGATACAG GTGAACTACACTGTCAGTGTGGCGATTGGTGGCAGTGCACCCTACGTCTA tGCTTTCTGCACCATGCCCAGCATAAAGGTCCACAACATTGTCGTATATATGCA AACCACGGTGAAAACCTCAAACATAGTGCGAACATCCCAGAACAGCCTGGAGGCCTATCGCTACATAGACTGTGGTTCCAACAGCACATGGCACAGCCACCTCTCCCCCGCCCACTCTGCAGCCATATCTCGGCTCAACTTTGCTCTGCTGTGA